From Pelagicoccus sp. SDUM812003, a single genomic window includes:
- the modA gene encoding molybdate ABC transporter substrate-binding protein, with product MNGILHLSFVLALVCFLGACSSEGDSPRRLTLFVAASMTDVIQEVGAAFEAESGAKLVYNFAGSGALAQQIIASPRADLFISASERWMDEVQSAGRILEGGRESLLSNSLVVVANRESDYRLDAIEELCSLPFDLLATGDPAFVPAGGYAKQYLSGVACSDGAQSVWQRLEGRISPAPDVRAALSQVIGSEDVIGIVYRTDALARGDDVDTIFEIAPSQGPEILYPIGILRQSQQLELARDFVAFLRSDRARRIFEAAGFIMAQ from the coding sequence ATGAACGGGATTCTCCATCTCAGCTTTGTTTTGGCGCTTGTCTGTTTCCTCGGAGCCTGCTCTTCCGAAGGGGACAGCCCGCGTCGTTTGACGCTGTTCGTGGCGGCTAGCATGACTGATGTGATTCAGGAGGTCGGGGCGGCATTCGAAGCGGAAAGCGGAGCGAAGCTCGTTTACAATTTCGCGGGCTCTGGAGCCCTGGCCCAGCAAATCATCGCCTCGCCGCGGGCGGATCTTTTCATCAGCGCTAGCGAACGGTGGATGGATGAGGTGCAATCGGCCGGTCGCATCCTGGAGGGGGGGCGAGAATCGCTGCTTTCAAATAGCCTGGTGGTGGTGGCGAACCGCGAATCCGACTACAGGCTGGATGCGATCGAGGAGCTCTGTTCGCTGCCCTTCGACCTGTTGGCCACTGGTGACCCGGCGTTCGTGCCTGCTGGCGGCTACGCCAAGCAATACCTTTCGGGCGTTGCCTGTTCGGATGGGGCGCAATCCGTTTGGCAGAGGCTGGAGGGGCGGATCTCGCCGGCGCCTGACGTGAGAGCGGCGCTGTCGCAGGTAATCGGAAGCGAGGATGTGATCGGCATCGTGTATCGCACCGACGCGCTGGCTCGTGGTGACGATGTTGATACGATCTTTGAAATCGCTCCGTCGCAAGGTCCCGAAATTCTCTATCCGATCGGCATTTTGCGGCAGAGCCAGCAACTGGAGTTGGCCAGGGATTTCGTAGCGTTTCTTCGCTCGGACCGAGCCAGGCGAATCTTTGAAGCAGCTGGTTTCATCATGGCGCAATGA
- a CDS encoding ATP-binding cassette domain-containing protein, with product MSDPVFEVDLTLKQGSFLLQLDFESRSRVLGVFGPSGSGKTTLLEAIAGLRLGASGVIRVGGHEWLNTSEKSIAAAGVRKIGYVPQDHLLFPHYSVRQNLEAGFRRAAKSGVDPGRVFKEVLRVLELEPLLERMPHELSGGERQRVALGRALCSGPSLLLLDEPLASLDMKLRHRILPFLVSVKESFDLPILIVSHNPVELLALCDEVVVLRDGSRVAQGLPTEVFSRSDVYATARLDGFENILHAELIEQGEHASRLRVGDPDRGQVITTERVDAEVHQVVTLGLAANEIFVAKEQLRGVSARNFLFGAVDSLEFSEHRYLLVARLASDPSVSVVVELTRDAVEELGIGVGDDVWLFFKSSSVAVYA from the coding sequence GTGAGCGATCCGGTTTTCGAAGTCGATCTGACGCTGAAGCAGGGCTCCTTTCTGCTGCAGCTGGATTTCGAGTCCCGTTCGCGAGTGCTCGGCGTTTTCGGGCCATCCGGCTCGGGCAAGACCACCTTGCTTGAAGCGATTGCGGGGTTGAGGCTAGGGGCGTCAGGCGTGATTCGAGTTGGCGGTCATGAATGGTTGAATACAAGCGAGAAGTCTATCGCTGCTGCTGGTGTTCGAAAAATCGGATACGTTCCGCAGGATCATCTTCTGTTTCCTCACTATTCGGTCAGGCAGAATCTGGAGGCTGGGTTTCGGCGGGCGGCGAAATCGGGCGTCGATCCCGGCCGTGTATTCAAGGAAGTGTTGCGCGTGCTGGAGTTGGAGCCATTGCTCGAGCGCATGCCGCACGAGCTATCTGGCGGGGAACGCCAGCGCGTGGCCCTGGGCCGTGCGCTCTGCTCGGGGCCGAGTCTTCTGCTGTTGGACGAGCCGCTCGCTTCGCTGGACATGAAGCTGAGGCATCGCATCCTGCCGTTTCTTGTTTCGGTGAAGGAGAGCTTTGATCTTCCGATCCTGATCGTCTCCCATAATCCGGTGGAGTTGCTGGCTTTGTGCGACGAGGTGGTGGTATTGCGGGATGGCTCCAGGGTGGCGCAGGGCCTTCCGACCGAGGTGTTCTCGCGGTCCGACGTTTATGCCACGGCGCGTTTGGACGGGTTTGAAAACATTCTGCACGCGGAGCTGATCGAGCAAGGCGAGCACGCTTCCAGGCTTCGAGTGGGGGATCCCGATCGGGGACAGGTGATCACGACCGAGCGCGTCGATGCGGAGGTCCACCAGGTCGTGACGCTTGGCTTGGCTGCGAATGAGATATTTGTCGCCAAGGAGCAACTACGCGGCGTATCGGCCCGGAACTTTCTTTTTGGCGCCGTGGATTCGCTGGAGTTTTCCGAGCACCGCTATCTGCTGGTGGCGCGTCTGGCCAGCGACCCCAGCGTTTCGGTGGTGGTCGAGCTGACCCGCGACGCGGTGGAAGAGCTGGGCATCGGCGTAGGCGACGACGTCTGGCTGTTTTTCAAGTCCAGTTCGGTCGCGGTGTACGCCTGA
- a CDS encoding M14 family metallocarboxypeptidase, whose amino-acid sequence MGSSSRNEPPPSSSPTPFDYGRFSERFDLRARENGFQKTSLLRVDGDDIALWRKPAAAGETDKRVFVSAGVHGDEPAGPLALLSLLESDAFAKDFEWILLPALNPSGLRLGTRENRDGIDLNRDFLRLQSQEIQAFTRWWRRDMPQGCALHFSLHEDWEFSGFYFYAINSSPLRCFAHDLQRQLAQHITLQAKGPIDDHELDAPGLIVHRCEADEPEGWPEAIWISKHHPALSYTFEAPSSQPLEKREAGLAICLKSAIELARSRFGEPR is encoded by the coding sequence ATGGGCTCTTCCTCCCGCAACGAACCCCCTCCATCGTCGTCGCCAACCCCTTTCGACTACGGGCGCTTCAGCGAACGCTTCGACCTCCGCGCCCGGGAAAACGGGTTTCAAAAAACCTCGCTGCTGCGGGTGGATGGCGACGACATCGCGCTCTGGCGCAAACCCGCCGCCGCTGGCGAAACCGATAAACGCGTCTTCGTCTCCGCCGGAGTGCACGGCGACGAACCTGCTGGCCCTCTGGCCCTGCTGTCCCTGCTTGAGAGCGACGCCTTCGCTAAGGATTTCGAATGGATCCTGCTGCCAGCTCTCAATCCCAGCGGGCTGCGACTCGGCACTCGCGAAAATCGAGACGGCATCGACCTCAACCGCGACTTCCTGCGCCTGCAAAGCCAAGAGATCCAGGCCTTCACCCGCTGGTGGCGACGAGATATGCCCCAGGGCTGCGCCCTGCACTTCTCGCTGCACGAGGACTGGGAGTTTAGCGGCTTCTACTTCTACGCAATCAACTCCAGTCCGCTGCGCTGCTTCGCTCACGATCTGCAGCGCCAGCTCGCCCAGCACATCACCTTGCAAGCGAAAGGCCCCATCGACGATCACGAGCTCGACGCTCCCGGTCTCATCGTGCACCGCTGCGAAGCGGACGAACCGGAGGGCTGGCCCGAAGCGATCTGGATCAGCAAGCACCACCCAGCGCTCTCCTACACCTTCGAGGCCCCCAGCTCTCAACCGCTCGAGAAACGCGAAGCGGGACTCGCGATCTGCTTGAAAAGCGCCATCGAACTGGCTCGCTCCCGATTCGGCGAACCTCGCTAG
- the modB gene encoding molybdate ABC transporter permease subunit, whose protein sequence is MNSVASVVASTLLWACISTLVALGPSLLIAYQLAKREFWGKNAVSALVSLPLVLPPTAVGYLLLTLLADDGPLGRRALGVDLDLLLNWKGVVVACSVMSMPLMVRTARVSFEAVNPRLETMARTLGYGRIRTFATVTLPLAYRGLIAAAVLGLTRAMGEFGASVVLAGNIPGRTQTLSSAIYSAQQAGNEGRANALLLVALTVGFLAVFLTEWLSRPSSNSASGKGAR, encoded by the coding sequence ATGAACTCAGTGGCGTCGGTGGTCGCATCCACCCTGCTTTGGGCGTGCATCTCGACGCTGGTAGCGCTTGGGCCGTCTCTTTTGATCGCCTACCAGCTCGCCAAGCGGGAGTTCTGGGGGAAGAACGCGGTGTCGGCTCTCGTGAGCCTGCCATTGGTCCTGCCGCCAACTGCGGTGGGCTATCTGCTGCTCACCCTTTTGGCGGACGATGGTCCCCTGGGCCGCCGCGCCTTAGGCGTGGATCTAGATTTGCTGCTCAATTGGAAGGGCGTGGTGGTGGCGTGTTCGGTCATGTCGATGCCGCTGATGGTACGCACGGCGCGAGTGAGCTTCGAGGCGGTCAATCCTCGCTTGGAAACCATGGCTCGCACGCTTGGGTACGGGCGTATCCGCACCTTCGCTACGGTGACGTTGCCATTGGCGTACCGAGGGCTGATCGCCGCGGCGGTGCTCGGCTTGACGCGAGCGATGGGTGAATTCGGGGCTTCGGTGGTGCTGGCCGGAAACATCCCCGGACGTACGCAGACCCTGTCGTCGGCCATCTACAGCGCTCAGCAAGCAGGCAATGAAGGGCGGGCCAACGCGTTGCTGCTCGTCGCCTTGACGGTCGGATTTCTGGCGGTGTTCTTGACGGAGTGGTTGTCCCGTCCCTCGTCGAATTCGGCAAGCGGAAAGGGGGCCCGGTGA